A window from Primulina huaijiensis isolate GDHJ02 chromosome 13, ASM1229523v2, whole genome shotgun sequence encodes these proteins:
- the LOC140991601 gene encoding protein FLX-like 1 isoform X2, translated as MAARNHSHRQIADEPRRLHHHGRVSSQELHLLEERIAAQSRDIQTLLHDNQRLAVTHVALKQEFISAEQDVRHLSATAASVKSERDAQVREVYNRSLRLEEEARFVDGIPPELDRIRADIQELRGERKELSEKLRDIDEDLARTNSELMELPALRAEIEVLYKEIQRGRGAIEYERKMRAKNYQLSEVMEKHMISMTHEAEKLRSELANAGRRAMEGATVLMAAATPGPAYAAQYGNLEAGYGESSRSDPNAFHQVDLLKKRNY; from the exons ATGGCTGCACGAAATCACAGCCATCGGCAAATAGCCGATGAACCTCGTCGTCTCCACCACCACGGTCGCGTCTCTTCGCAGGAGCTCCATCTACTCGAGGAGCGCATCGCTGCTCAGAGCCGAGATATCCAAACTCTCCTCCACGACAACCAACGCCTTGCCGTCACCCACGTGGCGCTCAAGCAAGAGTTTATCAGCGCCGAGCAGGACGTCCGCCACTTGTCAGCCACGGCCGCTTCCGTCAAGTCCGAAAGGGATGCTCAGGTGCGCGAGGTATACAACCGTTCCTTAAGATTGGAGGAGGAGGCACGTTTCGTTGACGGGATCCCCCCTGAACTCGACAGGATTCGGGCCGATATTCAGGAACTACGGGGCGAGCGTAAGGAGCTGTCCGAGAAGCTGAGGGATATCGATGAGGATCTTGCGAGGACTAATTCTGAATTGATGGAATTGCCAGCCCTCAGGGCTGAGATTGAAGTTTTGTACAAGGAAATACAAAGAGGAAG GGGTGCAATTGAGTATGAAAGAAAGATGCGTGCCAAAAACTATCAACTAAGTGAAGTAATGGAGAAGCACATGATATCTATGACTCATGAAGCAGAGAAACTGCGTTCTGAACTTGCAAATGCAGGGAGGAGGGCGATGGAAGGTGCGACTGTGTTAATGGCAGCTGCCACTCCAG GACCAGCATATGCTGCACAATATGGAAATCTTGAAGCAGGATATGGTGAAAGTTCAAGATCTGATCCTAACGCTTTTCATCAG GTGGACTtactaaaaaaaagaaattattga
- the LOC140991601 gene encoding protein FLC EXPRESSOR-like isoform X1, whose translation MAARNHSHRQIADEPRRLHHHGRVSSQELHLLEERIAAQSRDIQTLLHDNQRLAVTHVALKQEFISAEQDVRHLSATAASVKSERDAQVREVYNRSLRLEEEARFVDGIPPELDRIRADIQELRGERKELSEKLRDIDEDLARTNSELMELPALRAEIEVLYKEIQRGRGAIEYERKMRAKNYQLSEVMEKHMISMTHEAEKLRSELANAGRRAMEGATVLMAAATPGPAYAAQYGNLEAGYGESSRSDPNAFHQSSVAATPSFDHAAESHAPPPEQPYAVQGQHVHGLSFEGAQ comes from the exons ATGGCTGCACGAAATCACAGCCATCGGCAAATAGCCGATGAACCTCGTCGTCTCCACCACCACGGTCGCGTCTCTTCGCAGGAGCTCCATCTACTCGAGGAGCGCATCGCTGCTCAGAGCCGAGATATCCAAACTCTCCTCCACGACAACCAACGCCTTGCCGTCACCCACGTGGCGCTCAAGCAAGAGTTTATCAGCGCCGAGCAGGACGTCCGCCACTTGTCAGCCACGGCCGCTTCCGTCAAGTCCGAAAGGGATGCTCAGGTGCGCGAGGTATACAACCGTTCCTTAAGATTGGAGGAGGAGGCACGTTTCGTTGACGGGATCCCCCCTGAACTCGACAGGATTCGGGCCGATATTCAGGAACTACGGGGCGAGCGTAAGGAGCTGTCCGAGAAGCTGAGGGATATCGATGAGGATCTTGCGAGGACTAATTCTGAATTGATGGAATTGCCAGCCCTCAGGGCTGAGATTGAAGTTTTGTACAAGGAAATACAAAGAGGAAG GGGTGCAATTGAGTATGAAAGAAAGATGCGTGCCAAAAACTATCAACTAAGTGAAGTAATGGAGAAGCACATGATATCTATGACTCATGAAGCAGAGAAACTGCGTTCTGAACTTGCAAATGCAGGGAGGAGGGCGATGGAAGGTGCGACTGTGTTAATGGCAGCTGCCACTCCAG GACCAGCATATGCTGCACAATATGGAAATCTTGAAGCAGGATATGGTGAAAGTTCAAGATCTGATCCTAACGCTTTTCATCAG AGTAGTGTCGCTGCTACTCCCTCGTTTGATCACGCGGCAGAATCTCACGCTCCACCACCAGAACAACCGTATGCTGTTCAAGGACAGCATGTACATGGGTTATCATTCGAGGGGGCTCAGTGA
- the LOC140990952 gene encoding uncharacterized protein: MSAAISNILLRLFSFCVLVLLARFAYVVTVKGKFCESSDFCFFPQTTISEADAAHLRRSHYASVFRNLITEGFLSKNSNSLCIATQEGFEIDALKEIGVASTIQLAEGFNQTFKNHTFDFIFSSGVGLDWISRQVQCAFEVSRILKPGGYFVVHTESASDAYGFNSLLQLVDTFTLINSHEIIDRLDSFLSWELVFKKDDKIFSHTEKGQTSNGMIDRECSVPRHKLELIENAEPLIVEEPLKPWIELKRNIKNVKYLSKMVDISFKNRYVYVDVGARSYGSSIGGWFKKQYPKQEKPFEIYAVEADSVFHNEYTLKKGVTLLPYAAWIRNETLFFEISREPRRKNKERRGRGMGRVRPVQPASNFISDSNKIKGFDFAKWLKSSVTNRDYVVVKMDIEGSEFHVIPRLIETRAACLIDEMFVECHYNRWERCCPGKRSPKHHKSYAQCLELFSSLRRVGVLVHQWW; the protein is encoded by the coding sequence ATGTCCGCCGCCATCTCCAATATTCTGTTGCGTCTCTTCTCTTTCTGCGTTCTAGTGCTGCTCGCACGCTTTGCTTACGTTGTCACCGTCAAAGGCAAATTTTGCGAATCCAGCGACTTCTGTTTCTTCCCTCAAACCACCATCTCGGAGGCTGATGCGGCCCATCTCCGCCGCTCCCACTACGCCTCTGTTTTCCGAAACCTCATCACCGAAGGCTTCCTTTCCAAGAATTCTAATTCCCTCTGCATTGCAACTCAAGAGGGCTTCGAGATTGATGCGTTGAAagaaattggagttgcttctactATTCAACTCGCTGAGGGGTTCAACCAGACATTCAAGAATCACACCTTCGATTTCATTTTCTCGAGCGGTGTCGGTTTGGACTGGATATCGAGACAGGTCCAGTGTGCTTTCGAAGTTTCAAGAATCCTGAAACCAGGAGGGTATTTCGTGGTACACACTGAATCAGCCAGTGATGCATACGGTTTCAACTCTTTGCTTCAATTAGTCGACACTTTTACATTGATTAATTCCCATGAAATTATTGATAGGTTGGATTCTTTTTTGAGTTGGGAACTTGTGTTTAAAAAGGATGATAAAATTTTCTCACACACAGAAAAAGGGCAAACTTCAAATGGCATGATTGATCGAGAATGCTCGGTTCCTAGGCATAAGCTTGAATTGATTGAAAATGCAGAACCTTTGATTGTAGAGGAGCCTTTGAAACCTTGGATAGAATTGAAAAGAAATATCAAGAATGTCAAATATCTATCTAAAATGGTTGatataagttttaaaaatagGTACGTGTATGTCGACGTTGGAGCGAGGAGCTATGGATCCAGCATCGGTGGATGGTTCAAGAAGCAGTATCCAAAGCAAGAGAAACCCTTTGAAATTTACGCGGTAGAGGCCGATAGTGTATTCCACAACGAGTATACATTGAAAAAAGGGGTGACACTGTTGCCTTATGCGGCTTGGATTAGGAACGAGACACTGTTTTTCGAGATTTCTCGCGAACCAAGGCGAAAGAACAAGGAACGTCGAGGTCGAGGGATGGGCAGGGTTCGACCCGTGCAACCTGCTAGTAATTTCATCAGTGATTCGAACAAGATAAAAGGATTTGACTTCGCGAAGTGGCTGAAGAGCAGTGTGACGAATAGGGATTACGTGGTGGTGAAGATGGATATTGAAGGAAGTGAGTTTCATGTGATTCCTCGTCTGATCGAGACGAGAGCCGCCTGCTTGATCGACGAGATGTTTGTTGAATGCCATTACAACAGATGGGAGAGGTGCTGCCCAGGAAAGAGGAGTCCCAAGCATCACAAGTCATATGCTCAGTGTTTGGAATTGTTCTCTTCTCTTCGGAGGGTTGGAGTTCTTGTGCACCAGTGGTGGTga
- the LOC140956295 gene encoding cation/H(+) antiporter 15-like codes for MNESLHQSGSEPPYVCHFLNQINTRGLLFGQDPLSCSVPALLLQLSLFSVISRTVHFLLKPLGQPLIVAQILSGAILGPSGFGRNLTFLAEVFPRKARLVLDTMSSFGFMIFIFLIGVKMDLSMVVRSGKVALAVGILGFFVPFVLAGLVSFVLDKFLLLDHDVYKALPHVVSMVSMTAFPVITCFLDELKILNTEIGRLASSSSVICDICLWSVMCIKFAARLAKTNSLTVIIGSFLSAGLFIIFVIYMIRPAAFWVIRNTPEPRPVKEIYIFLALVILMSSAFVGEVIGIHATTASLVLGLVIPDGPPLGAALVETLDCFVSVMLLPLFFTVSGLQMDVFSVNFTNVGVIQLVVFVAFVGKIMGSMLPLVFSRMPFRDALSLGLIMNTKGIVELAFLNDIKNQEILSEEIYTIMIISVVAVTGVISFVVKVLFDPSSKFVAYKRRTILHCRDNDELRILACVHSQEHVHSIISLLQLANPTKASPINLVVLHLVKLTGRASSLLVAHKQHDKPCRNPTQSEHIFNAFRNLEQQNPEFFLLECYKGISPYKTMYNDVCSLALEKRTILVILPFHKQSISQGRVEPSFAYRHLNKVVLEKAPCSVGILIDHQDLKSRYVNSQKPEYRVAVLFFGGADDREALAYALKMSDNTIIRLTLIRFLASGITEIVAGTERSKILDADILNNFKQRTQQTERIAYKEKMVTSGTGVITLARWVANACDLVLVGRRHGESPIILQLEEWNKHGELGAIGEILAASEFKSDTSILVVQQQTRLWGLKDPEDSTHLRRIKL; via the exons ATGAACGAGAGTCTACACCAGTCGGGCTCGGAGCCCCCATACGTCTGCCATTTCTTGAATCAGATCAACACGAGAGGTTTACTGTTCGGACAAGATCCGTTGAGTTGTTCGGTTCCAGCTTTGTTGCTGCAATTGTCTCTTTTTTCAGTTATATCTCGTACAGTACACTTCCTTCTCAAGCCACTTGGCCAACCCTTGATTGTCGCACAAATTCTT AGTGGTGCAATATTGGGGCCATCAGGTTTTGGCCGCAATCTGACTTTTTTGGCTGAAGTGTTCCCAAGAAAAGCTAGACTGGTGCTAGACACCATGTCGAGTTTTGGTTTCATGATCTTTATTTTTCTCATCGGTGTGAAAATGGACTTATCCATGGTTGTGAGATCTGGTAAAGTGGCATTAGCTGTGGGAATTTTAGGGTTTTTCGTTCCTTTCGTACTCGCTGGCTTAGTCTCCTTTGTCCTTGATAAGTTTTTGTTGTTGGATCATGACGTATACAAAGCACTTCCGCATGTTGTATCTATGGTATCCATGACTGCCTTTCCTGTTATAACCTGCTTTCTTGATGAACTCAAGATTCTTAATACAGAGATTGGACGGTTAGCTTCTTCGTCATCAGTTATCTGTGATATCTGCCTATGGTCTGTGATGTGTATAAAGTTTGCAGCACGATTAGCCAAGACAAATTCACTAACAGTAATCATAGGTTCGTTTTTATCTGCTGggttatttatcatttttgtaATATATATGATTCGTCCAGCTGCTTTTTGGGTAATCAGAAATACTCCAGAACCGAGACCCGTGaaggaaatatatatttttctagcTCTTGTCATATTGATGAGCAGTGCATTTGTCGGTGAAGTTATTGGCATTCATGCCACAACTGCATCCTTAGTTCTAGGCTTGGTTATTCCTGATGGGCCACCATTAGGAGCTGCATTGGTGGAGACCCTTGATTGCTTCGTTTCTGTGATGCTCTTGCCACTCTTTTTCACTGTTTCTGGATTGCAAATGGATGTTTTCTCCGTAAATTTTACAAATGTTGGGGTAATACAGTTGGTTGTTTTTGTCGCATTTGTCGGGAAGATTATGGGGTCTATGTTGCCTCTTGTATTTTCTAGGATGCCATTTCGTGATGCACTTTCTCTTGGACTGATCATGAACACAAAAGGCATTGTTGAACTTGCCTTCTTGAATGACATCAAGAACCAAGAA ATTCTTTCTGAGGAAATTTATACCATTATGATCATTTCAGTGGTCGCTGTAACCGGAGTAATATCATTTGTTGTGAAAGTTCTTTTTGATCCTTCAAGTAAGTTTGTTGCTTACAAGAGAAGAACTATTCTACATTGCAGAGACAATGATGAATTGAGGATACTTGCATGTGTACATAGCCAAGAACATGTTCACTCCATTATCAGCCTCCTTCAATTAGCTAATCCCACAAAAGCGTCTCCGATTAATTTGGTCGTCCTACATCTTGTAAAGCTAACAGGTCGTGCATCTTCTCTACTTGTAGCTCACAAACAACACGACAAGCCTTGTCGTAATCCTACTCAGTCCGAACATATTTTTAATGCATTCAGAAATCTTGAACAACAAAACCCTGAATTTTTCTTATTGGAATGTTATAAAGGCATCTCCCCTTACAAGACAATGTATAACGATGTTTGTTCCCTAGCTCTGGAAAAGAGAACCATTCTTGTTATTCTTCCATTTCACAAGCAATCGATCTCACAGGGAAGGGTGGAACCATCCTTTGCGTATAGACATCTTAATAAAGTTGTGCTCGAGAAGGCTCCTTGTTCAGTTGGAATTCTCATTGATCATCAAGATCTGAAATCCCGATATGTTAATTCACAAAAACCAGAATATCGAGTGGCAGTACTTTTCTTTGGTGGTGCGGATGATCGAGAAGCATTAGCCTATGCACTAAAGATGTCAGATAATACCATCATAAGGCTAACTCTTATACGATTTTTGGCTTCTGGCATAACTGAAATTGTTGCAGGCACTGAAAGAAGCAAAATCTTGGATGCTGATATTCTAAACAATTTCAAGCAAAGAACTCAACAAACCGAGAGAATAGCATACAAGGAGAAGATGGTAACAAGTGGAACAGGGGTAATAACATTAGCTAGATGGGTGGCAAATGCTTGCGATCTTGTTTTGGTTGGAAGGCGCCATGGGGAATCACCTATTATACTTCAGCTAGAAGAATGGAATAAGCATGGAGAATTGGGAGCAATTGGAGAAATTCTTGCTGCCTCGGAATTTAAAAGCGATACTTCAATTTTGGTGGTACAACAGCAGACAAGATTATGGGGACTCAAAGACCCCGAGGACTCTACACATTTAAGAAGAATCAAGTTATAG